A region of Massilia sp. WG5 DNA encodes the following proteins:
- a CDS encoding ligase-associated DNA damage response DEXH box helicase has translation MSKSQAEQAVDAWFAARGWKVFSFQRAVWKAALAGQSGLLHANTGAGKTYAVWFAAMLRGANRSRRDRTGLRVLWLTPMRALAADTQRSLELAAAELGAASPEAIGAWTLGARTGDTGSSERARQSKNLPGALITTPESLTLLLSHAAARDQFKHLDMVIIDEWHELMGSKRGVQVQLALARLRRWNPGLVVWGLSATMGNLEDARNVLLGTDADPSKGVLVEGDLKKQIVVDCLIPQNVSRFPWGGHLGLQMLQPVIDEIDQHGATLVFTNTRAQSEIWYQNLIEARPDWAGVVALHHGSLDREVREWVEKGMKNGELKAVVCTASLDLGVDFLPVERVLQVGSAKNIARLLQRAGRSGHAPGRISRVTLVPTNSLELLEAAGAKRAVATRRIEARQVPNKPIDVLVQHLVTIALGGGFRSEELYEEVRSAWSYRHLTPEEWQWALDFVARGGQSLSVYPEYRRVLPDEEGVYRVPDATIGRRHRMSIGTIVSDAQMQVQYVSGGRIGSVEESFVGRLKPGDHFLFSGRILELVRVHEMTAYVKRSSSTKGAISRWGGTKVPLSAEMARAGLEELERASKGIFDGPEMQAVRPLLEVQARWSALPTGEVLVVESMKSREGYHLFVYPFGGRSVHTGLASLVAFRVGKIMPSTFSVAVNDYGFELLSPEPVDWPRLFDAELGSGVGLFDTGRLLEDVLDSLNATQLAQRRFREVARIAGLVNQGFPGQRKSMRQVQASSALFYEVFRKHDSGNLLLTQAEREVLEQELELTRLRDTLRELHGRRVSFHELKRATPFGFPLMVERFREKVSTEKLSDRVARMVRELEKAAAA, from the coding sequence ATGAGCAAGTCGCAGGCAGAGCAGGCCGTCGATGCCTGGTTCGCGGCGCGCGGATGGAAGGTCTTTTCCTTCCAGCGCGCGGTCTGGAAGGCTGCCCTGGCCGGGCAGTCCGGCCTGTTGCACGCGAACACGGGGGCCGGCAAGACCTACGCCGTATGGTTCGCGGCCATGCTGCGCGGCGCCAACCGTTCGCGGCGCGACCGCACCGGACTGCGCGTGCTGTGGCTCACGCCGATGCGCGCGCTGGCGGCCGACACCCAGCGTTCGCTGGAACTCGCGGCAGCCGAGCTGGGCGCCGCCAGCCCGGAGGCGATCGGCGCCTGGACCCTGGGCGCGCGCACCGGCGACACCGGATCGAGCGAGCGCGCGCGCCAGTCGAAGAACCTGCCGGGCGCCCTGATCACGACGCCGGAATCGCTGACCCTGCTGCTGTCGCATGCGGCCGCGCGCGACCAGTTCAAGCACCTCGACATGGTCATCATCGACGAGTGGCACGAGCTGATGGGCAGCAAGCGCGGCGTGCAGGTGCAGCTGGCCCTGGCAAGGCTGCGGCGCTGGAATCCGGGGCTGGTCGTCTGGGGACTGTCGGCGACCATGGGCAACCTGGAGGACGCGCGCAATGTGCTGCTGGGAACGGATGCCGACCCGTCGAAGGGTGTGCTGGTCGAGGGCGACCTGAAGAAGCAGATCGTGGTCGACTGCCTGATTCCGCAGAACGTCTCGCGCTTTCCCTGGGGCGGCCACCTGGGCCTGCAGATGCTGCAGCCGGTGATCGACGAGATCGACCAGCACGGCGCGACGCTGGTGTTCACCAACACCCGCGCACAGTCCGAGATCTGGTACCAGAACCTGATCGAGGCGCGTCCCGACTGGGCCGGCGTGGTGGCGCTGCACCACGGCTCGCTCGATCGCGAAGTGCGCGAGTGGGTCGAGAAGGGCATGAAGAACGGCGAACTGAAGGCGGTGGTCTGTACCGCCAGCCTCGACCTGGGCGTGGACTTCCTGCCGGTCGAGCGCGTGCTGCAGGTCGGCAGCGCGAAGAACATCGCGCGCCTGCTGCAGCGGGCCGGTCGCAGCGGCCACGCACCGGGACGGATCTCGCGCGTGACCCTGGTGCCGACCAACAGCCTGGAGCTGCTGGAAGCGGCCGGCGCCAAACGCGCGGTCGCCACCCGCCGCATCGAGGCGCGCCAGGTGCCGAACAAGCCGATCGACGTGCTGGTGCAGCACCTGGTGACGATCGCGCTGGGCGGCGGCTTCCGTTCGGAGGAGCTGTATGAGGAAGTCCGCAGCGCCTGGTCCTACCGGCATCTCACGCCGGAGGAATGGCAATGGGCGCTCGACTTCGTCGCGCGCGGCGGCCAGAGCCTGTCGGTGTATCCGGAGTACCGGCGCGTGCTGCCGGACGAGGAGGGCGTCTACCGCGTGCCGGACGCCACCATCGGCCGGCGGCACCGCATGAGCATCGGCACCATCGTCTCGGACGCGCAGATGCAGGTGCAGTACGTGAGCGGCGGGCGGATCGGCAGCGTCGAAGAGTCCTTCGTCGGGCGCCTGAAGCCGGGCGACCATTTTCTCTTCAGCGGCCGCATCCTGGAGCTGGTGCGGGTGCATGAGATGACGGCCTACGTGAAGCGCAGCAGCAGTACGAAAGGCGCGATCAGCCGCTGGGGCGGGACCAAGGTGCCGCTCAGCGCCGAGATGGCCCGCGCCGGGCTCGAAGAGCTGGAGCGGGCCTCGAAGGGGATCTTCGATGGCCCCGAGATGCAGGCCGTGCGGCCGCTGCTGGAAGTGCAGGCGCGCTGGTCGGCGCTGCCCACCGGCGAAGTGCTGGTGGTCGAAAGCATGAAGAGCCGCGAGGGCTACCACCTGTTCGTCTATCCCTTCGGCGGGCGCTCGGTGCATACCGGGCTGGCCTCGCTGGTCGCCTTCCGGGTCGGGAAGATCATGCCGTCGACCTTTTCGGTGGCGGTCAACGACTACGGCTTCGAACTGCTGTCGCCCGAGCCGGTCGACTGGCCGCGCCTGTTCGACGCCGAGCTGGGGAGCGGCGTTGGCCTGTTCGATACCGGGCGCCTGCTGGAGGACGTGCTCGACAGCCTGAATGCGACCCAGCTGGCGCAGCGGCGCTTCCGCGAGGTGGCGCGCATCGCCGGTCTCGTGAACCAGGGCTTTCCGGGACAGCGCAAGTCGATGCGCCAGGTACAGGCATCGAGCGCACTGTTCTACGAAGTCTTCCGCAAGCACGACAGCGGCAACCTGCTGCTGACCCAGGCCGAGCGCGAGGTGCTCGAGCAGGAACTGGAGCTGACCCGCCTGCGCGATACGCTTCGGGAGCTGCACGGGCGCCGGGTGTCCTTCCACGAGCTCAAGCGCGCCACGCCCTTCGGCTTCCCGCTGATGGTCGAGCGGTTCCGCGAAAAAGTCTCGACCGAGAAGCTGTCCGACCGCGTGGCGCGCATGGTGCGCGAACTGGAAAAGGCGGCCGCGGCATGA
- a CDS encoding Crp/Fnr family transcriptional regulator — protein sequence MEAGRQRQGRLWSNLKEVCDLLHIPAAVSMNTEELLFQHVQFKTGQRVHTIGQAFDTLYIVNSGFLKTVLIDEFGNEQVLSFPMKGDMLGVDGIHTRHYASEAVALSDCDLILVPFKKLTALGRVHAELENLMYGVMSRELVREQAMIGMLGALSAEARVARFLISLADRFAAMGYSSKLFNLRMTRHEIGSYLGLTLETVSRTLSAFNEIGLITVDQRTIGIKDPEALKTLRRLPPSRSRAKQNAKHKADAESSGDGQVLTTA from the coding sequence ATGGAGGCCGGGCGCCAGCGCCAGGGTCGCCTGTGGTCAAACCTGAAAGAGGTCTGCGACCTGCTCCATATCCCGGCCGCCGTATCGATGAATACCGAGGAGCTGCTGTTCCAGCACGTACAGTTCAAGACCGGCCAGCGTGTCCACACGATCGGCCAGGCGTTCGACACCTTATATATCGTCAACTCCGGCTTCCTGAAAACGGTGCTGATCGACGAGTTCGGCAACGAACAGGTGCTGAGCTTCCCCATGAAGGGCGACATGCTCGGTGTCGACGGCATCCACACCCGGCACTACGCTTCGGAAGCGGTGGCCCTGTCCGACTGCGACCTGATCCTCGTACCGTTCAAGAAGCTGACTGCCCTGGGGAGGGTGCATGCCGAGCTCGAGAACCTGATGTACGGCGTGATGAGCCGCGAACTGGTGCGCGAACAGGCCATGATCGGCATGCTCGGCGCCCTGTCGGCGGAAGCGCGCGTGGCCCGCTTCCTGATCTCGCTGGCCGATCGCTTCGCGGCGATGGGTTACTCGAGCAAGTTGTTCAACCTGCGCATGACGCGCCACGAGATCGGCAGCTATCTCGGCCTGACCCTGGAAACCGTCAGCCGCACGCTGTCTGCCTTCAACGAGATCGGCCTGATCACCGTCGACCAGCGCACCATCGGCATCAAGGATCCGGAAGCGCTCAAGACCCTGCGCCGCCTGCCGCCCTCGCGTTCGCGGGCCAAGCAGAACGCCAAGCACAAGGCGGATGCCGAGTCCTCGGGCGATGGCCAGGTGCTGACCACGGCCTGA
- a CDS encoding response regulator transcription factor — protein sequence MIRIVIADDHTIMREGLKRILDGALDIEIVGEAINGFEVLSLVRQGGFDLLLLDLSMPGRSGVDLIRQVRSEAPKLAILILTMHEEEQYAVRAIRAGAQGYLTKESAGTQLVGAIRKVASGRPYISTEVAEQLALNIMAPNEQLLHKQLSDREFEVFSLLVGGKSITEIANNLHLSVKTVSTHKTRIMQKMGMTSLSEMVQYAVAHRLLAPMKA from the coding sequence ATGATTCGCATAGTCATCGCTGACGACCACACCATCATGCGCGAAGGCCTCAAGCGCATCCTCGACGGCGCGCTCGATATCGAGATCGTCGGCGAAGCCATCAACGGCTTCGAAGTGCTGTCGCTGGTGCGCCAGGGAGGTTTCGACCTGCTGCTGCTCGACCTGTCGATGCCCGGCCGCAGCGGGGTCGACCTGATCCGCCAGGTGCGCAGCGAAGCGCCCAAGCTCGCCATCCTGATCCTCACCATGCACGAGGAAGAACAGTATGCGGTGCGTGCGATCCGCGCCGGCGCCCAGGGTTACCTGACCAAGGAAAGCGCCGGCACCCAGCTGGTCGGCGCAATCCGCAAGGTGGCGTCGGGCCGTCCTTATATCAGTACCGAAGTGGCCGAGCAACTGGCGCTGAACATCATGGCGCCGAACGAGCAACTGCTGCACAAGCAGCTGTCGGACCGGGAATTCGAGGTGTTTTCCTTGCTGGTGGGAGGCAAGTCGATTACCGAGATTGCCAACAACCTGCATCTGTCTGTGAAGACAGTGAGCACTCACAAGACCCGCATCATGCAGAAGATGGGCATGACCTCGCTGTCCGAAATGGTCCAGTACGCCGTCGCCCACCGCCTGCTGGCGCCGATGAAGGCCTGA
- a CDS encoding protein phosphatase CheZ: MTDAADDFDALFEEVAAQRASAPAPVPAPAPAPEPAAGGESGDSDDLEALFDQVASNSAPAAAPAAPVPAPAVTAAAEASDDPDGQMMYARLGSIVRIMHDSLRELGYDKALTEASSQIIDAQDRLEYVASLTEQAANKVLNTLDEGMPAQDQLSKQAKDMEGRWADLFSGKLSLDQFKALAGDSRSFAAAVSEATEAEKARLLEIMMAQDFQDITGQLIKKVVKITQTVENELAQLLRDSAPAEVKEKLAQKHAAQEQEKPAELMQGPSVPSAALDQDSVDDLLADLGF; encoded by the coding sequence ATGACCGACGCCGCTGACGATTTCGACGCATTATTCGAGGAAGTGGCAGCGCAACGAGCCAGCGCGCCCGCTCCCGTACCGGCACCGGCTCCGGCGCCCGAACCCGCCGCGGGCGGAGAGAGTGGCGACAGCGACGACCTCGAGGCCCTGTTCGACCAGGTTGCCTCGAATTCCGCGCCCGCCGCCGCGCCGGCCGCACCCGTGCCGGCCCCGGCCGTCACCGCCGCTGCCGAAGCCTCGGACGATCCGGACGGCCAGATGATGTATGCCCGCCTGGGCAGCATCGTGCGCATCATGCACGATTCGCTGCGCGAACTCGGCTACGACAAGGCGCTCACCGAAGCCTCGTCCCAGATCATCGACGCCCAGGACCGCCTGGAATACGTCGCCAGCCTGACCGAGCAGGCCGCGAACAAGGTGCTGAACACGCTGGACGAAGGCATGCCGGCGCAGGACCAGCTGTCCAAGCAGGCCAAGGATATGGAAGGCCGCTGGGCCGACCTGTTCTCCGGCAAGCTGTCGCTCGACCAGTTCAAGGCGCTGGCCGGCGACTCGCGCAGCTTCGCGGCAGCCGTGTCGGAAGCAACCGAAGCCGAGAAGGCGCGCCTGCTCGAGATCATGATGGCCCAGGATTTCCAGGACATCACCGGCCAGCTGATCAAGAAAGTGGTCAAGATCACGCAGACGGTCGAGAACGAACTCGCCCAGCTGCTGCGCGACAGCGCCCCGGCCGAGGTGAAGGAAAAGCTGGCGCAGAAGCACGCGGCGCAGGAACAGGAGAAGCCCGCCGAACTGATGCAGGGACCGTCGGTGCCGTCCGCGGCGCTCGACCAGGACAGTGTCGATGACCTTCTTGCCGATCTGGGATTCTAA
- a CDS encoding glycine zipper 2TM domain-containing protein, whose protein sequence is MATTRQTLAAAVVAALPLFTATVPVPVQAQEHPRARALEPRIEGFNVNELRRIEPGAELNFEVFGTPGGNASVRIDGATRNLNLTETSPGTYRGTYTIGRHDRIRPDSSITANLRVNGMVRTQALAATIVRVPENVSPGDREMASTPQVRTFDVRGSDDLGPGHELKFTVMGTPGAKVEVQIAGTRGIFTLPEVRPGEYSGLYTIRRGDDIAPDASVTATIRANGRYSTATLGQPLMAGGRMHDERMRDGRRSGDGPRNGDQVARYCTNCATVEAVNVLQGDAGALGTVGGAAVGGLLGNQVGSGSGRTAATVAGAVGGAIAGRSIERNARAPRYEVVVRYENGSTQSIRYDNDPGFRVGEQVRVSDGVLTRD, encoded by the coding sequence ATGGCAACAACCCGACAGACACTGGCCGCGGCAGTGGTTGCCGCGCTCCCTCTCTTCACGGCGACCGTGCCGGTTCCCGTGCAGGCCCAGGAACATCCGCGCGCCCGCGCGCTCGAGCCGCGCATCGAGGGCTTCAACGTCAACGAACTGCGCCGCATCGAGCCGGGCGCGGAACTGAATTTCGAGGTCTTCGGCACACCGGGCGGCAACGCCAGCGTGCGCATCGACGGCGCCACCCGCAACCTGAACCTGACCGAGACCAGTCCCGGCACCTACCGGGGCACCTACACGATCGGACGGCACGACCGCATCCGCCCGGACAGTTCCATCACCGCCAACCTGCGCGTGAACGGCATGGTCAGGACCCAGGCGCTGGCCGCGACCATCGTGCGCGTTCCCGAAAACGTGAGCCCGGGCGACCGCGAGATGGCGAGCACGCCGCAGGTCCGCACCTTCGACGTGCGCGGCAGCGACGACCTCGGTCCCGGTCACGAGCTGAAGTTCACGGTAATGGGCACGCCGGGCGCCAAGGTCGAGGTCCAGATCGCCGGCACGCGCGGCATCTTCACGCTACCCGAAGTGCGCCCCGGCGAATATTCCGGCCTGTACACGATCCGCCGCGGCGACGATATCGCGCCGGACGCGTCCGTGACCGCGACCATCCGCGCCAACGGCCGCTACTCGACCGCGACCCTGGGGCAGCCGCTGATGGCGGGCGGACGCATGCACGACGAACGCATGCGTGACGGACGCCGCAGCGGCGACGGTCCGCGCAACGGCGACCAGGTGGCGCGCTACTGCACCAATTGCGCGACGGTGGAGGCGGTGAACGTGCTCCAGGGCGATGCCGGCGCGCTCGGCACCGTGGGCGGCGCGGCGGTCGGCGGCCTGCTGGGCAACCAGGTCGGCAGCGGCAGCGGCCGCACGGCGGCGACGGTGGCCGGTGCGGTCGGCGGCGCGATTGCCGGACGCAGCATCGAGCGCAATGCACGCGCCCCGCGCTACGAGGTGGTGGTGCGCTACGAAAACGGCTCGACCCAGTCGATCCGCTACGACAACGATCCGGGCTTCCGCGTCGGCGAGCAGGTGCGGGTCAGCGATGGGGTGCTGACGCGCGACTGA
- the pdeM gene encoding ligase-associated DNA damage response endonuclease PdeM: protein MNDLAFPGALTAELGGEQLVLLPQKAAFWPRERMLIIADIHFGKAAAFRSFGIPVPKGTTTENLHALDALVDLTGARHVLFLGDFLHARAAHAASTQAAMLAWRDRRRELLLTLVRGNHDKHAGDPAERLGIELVDEPWTLGPYSFCHHPDIDAPGYVLAGHVHPVYVLATRSDALRLPCFIAGPRRMILPSFGAFTGGHALKPEPGERIWVSSGEAVHSVR, encoded by the coding sequence ATGAACGACCTGGCGTTTCCGGGCGCGCTGACGGCCGAACTCGGCGGCGAGCAGCTGGTCCTGCTGCCGCAGAAGGCGGCGTTCTGGCCGCGCGAGCGCATGCTCATCATCGCCGACATCCACTTCGGCAAGGCGGCGGCCTTCCGCTCGTTCGGCATCCCGGTGCCGAAAGGAACGACCACCGAGAACCTGCACGCGCTCGACGCGCTGGTCGACCTGACCGGCGCCCGGCACGTGCTCTTCCTCGGCGACTTCCTGCACGCGCGCGCGGCGCATGCGGCCAGCACCCAGGCGGCGATGCTGGCCTGGCGCGACCGGCGCCGCGAGCTGCTGTTGACGCTGGTCCGAGGCAACCACGACAAGCATGCCGGCGACCCGGCGGAACGGCTCGGCATCGAACTGGTCGACGAGCCCTGGACACTCGGCCCGTATTCCTTCTGCCACCATCCCGACATCGATGCGCCCGGCTATGTGCTGGCGGGCCACGTGCATCCGGTGTACGTGCTGGCGACCCGCTCCGACGCGCTGCGCCTGCCATGCTTTATTGCCGGGCCGCGGCGCATGATCCTGCCTTCCTTTGGCGCATTTACTGGTGGGCATGCGCTGAAGCCCGAGCCTGGCGAACGCATCTGGGTGAGCTCAGGCGAGGCCGTGCACAGCGTTCGCTAG
- a CDS encoding universal stress protein translates to MYQKILITTDGSAVSQHTACAGVQFAQQMGAEVLALFVAPEYQYPVYVEIIPPSYPSEEDYMAQMRRLGEEYMGKIMRKADECGLKHSCMTAFSDAAALKIVDVAEQQHCDLIFMGSHGRSGWGQLLLGSVTNKVLSQTSKPVLVHRLIREPGT, encoded by the coding sequence ATGTACCAGAAGATCCTGATCACCACCGACGGCTCCGCGGTGTCCCAACACACTGCCTGCGCCGGCGTCCAGTTCGCGCAACAGATGGGAGCGGAAGTGCTCGCGCTGTTCGTCGCGCCCGAGTACCAGTACCCCGTGTATGTGGAAATCATCCCGCCGTCCTATCCCAGCGAAGAGGACTATATGGCGCAGATGCGGCGCCTGGGCGAGGAATACATGGGCAAGATCATGCGCAAGGCCGACGAGTGCGGGCTGAAGCATTCCTGCATGACCGCGTTCTCGGACGCGGCCGCGCTGAAGATCGTCGACGTGGCTGAGCAGCAACACTGCGACCTGATCTTCATGGGCTCGCACGGCCGCAGTGGCTGGGGCCAATTGTTGCTCGGCAGCGTGACGAACAAAGTGCTGTCGCAGACGAGCAAGCCGGTCCTGGTGCACCGTCTGATCCGCGAGCCCGGCACCTGA
- a CDS encoding ATP-dependent DNA ligase: MREFAQLYADLDETTATNRKLEALQNYFEHAAPENAAWAVYFLAGGKPRQAVPSRLLREAAIEYAGLDEWLFEESHAAVGDMAETIAHILPPPKRHSDIGLAVWMEERIGPLRGADPAAIREKLFAYWDELTWRERFLFVKLIGGGFRVGVSKLLVTRALAAIAAVDAKLIAQRLMGWTDGRVRPTGAGFLQLIAAQSEDEHKLRGGQPYPFFLAHQLNGDPADLGPLSDWQVEWKYDGIRAQLVRRGAQNYLWSRGEDLITERFPELAGLTLPEGTVVDGEVLIWLDADAPAPFADLQKRIGRKTLSNKLLAELPAVLLAYDLLELDGVDLRGLPQHERRALLETLVTGVAKPQLRISPLVTSDTWDDLGALRAESRARGVEGMMIKARNAQYGVGRTKDVGTWWKWKIDPYAVDAVLIYAQPGSGRRASLYTDYTFAVWDGDGEQRRLVPFAKAYSGLTDAEIRQVDATIRKTTVEKFGPVRSVKPTMVFELGFEGIAPSPRHKAGIAVRFPRILRRREDKPVDEADTLDTLKGLLQGLPDEAAKGP, translated from the coding sequence ATGCGTGAATTCGCCCAGCTCTATGCGGACCTCGACGAGACCACCGCCACCAACCGCAAGCTGGAGGCGCTGCAGAACTACTTCGAGCATGCGGCCCCGGAGAACGCCGCCTGGGCCGTGTACTTCCTGGCCGGCGGCAAGCCGCGCCAGGCGGTGCCGAGCAGGCTGCTGCGCGAAGCCGCCATCGAGTACGCCGGCCTCGACGAGTGGCTGTTCGAGGAATCGCACGCGGCGGTCGGCGACATGGCCGAGACCATCGCCCACATCCTGCCGCCGCCGAAGCGCCACAGCGACATCGGCCTGGCCGTGTGGATGGAAGAGCGCATCGGTCCGCTGCGCGGCGCCGATCCGGCCGCCATCCGCGAGAAGCTGTTCGCGTACTGGGACGAGCTGACCTGGCGCGAGCGCTTCCTGTTCGTGAAGCTGATCGGCGGCGGCTTCCGGGTCGGCGTGTCGAAGCTGCTGGTGACGCGCGCGCTGGCGGCCATCGCCGCGGTGGACGCCAAGCTGATCGCGCAGCGCCTGATGGGCTGGACCGACGGCCGCGTGCGCCCGACCGGCGCCGGCTTCCTGCAATTGATCGCGGCCCAGTCCGAGGACGAGCACAAGCTGCGCGGCGGGCAGCCTTACCCCTTCTTCCTGGCGCACCAGCTGAATGGCGACCCGGCCGATCTCGGACCCTTGTCCGACTGGCAGGTCGAGTGGAAATACGACGGCATCCGCGCCCAGCTGGTGCGGCGCGGCGCCCAGAACTACCTGTGGTCGCGCGGCGAGGATTTGATTACCGAGCGCTTCCCGGAGCTGGCCGGCCTGACGCTGCCGGAAGGGACAGTGGTCGACGGCGAGGTGCTGATCTGGCTTGACGCCGACGCCCCGGCGCCGTTTGCCGACCTGCAGAAGCGCATCGGCCGCAAGACGCTCAGCAATAAGCTGCTGGCCGAGCTGCCGGCGGTACTGCTGGCCTACGACCTGCTCGAACTGGACGGCGTCGACCTGCGCGGCCTGCCGCAGCACGAGCGGCGCGCCTTGCTGGAGACCCTGGTCACCGGGGTGGCGAAGCCGCAGCTGCGCATCTCACCGCTGGTCACAAGCGATACCTGGGACGACCTCGGCGCCCTGCGCGCCGAGTCGCGCGCGCGCGGCGTCGAAGGGATGATGATCAAGGCCCGCAATGCCCAGTACGGCGTGGGCCGCACCAAGGATGTCGGCACCTGGTGGAAGTGGAAGATCGACCCTTACGCGGTGGACGCGGTGCTGATCTACGCCCAGCCGGGCAGCGGGCGGCGCGCTTCGCTGTACACCGACTACACCTTTGCCGTGTGGGACGGCGATGGCGAGCAGCGCCGCCTGGTGCCCTTCGCCAAAGCCTACTCGGGCCTGACCGACGCCGAGATCCGCCAGGTGGACGCCACCATCCGCAAGACGACGGTCGAGAAGTTCGGTCCGGTGCGCTCGGTGAAACCGACCATGGTGTTCGAGCTGGGTTTCGAGGGCATCGCGCCGTCGCCGCGCCATAAGGCGGGGATCGCGGTGCGCTTCCCGCGCATCCTGCGCCGGCGCGAGGACAAGCCGGTCGACGAGGCGGATACGCTCGATACCCTGAAGGGGCTGTTGCAGGGGCTGCCGGACGAGGCGGCCAAAGGACCATGA
- a CDS encoding chemotaxis protein CheA produces the protein MDEMLKDFVIEALDLATNVEEHLLRLERDPDNKETLNAVFRSFHTIKGGAGFMGLPALVTACHLTENLFDALRTGAAPVTPSAIEASLQASGFVADQLNDLNNGTAPEQLAPMPADLERMLKDAIDGKDAPKAAPAPAPAPAAAPAPVAAAAPAPAADVGNDDLDWEGMYMAVVPPGTHAPAAASAPAAAAAPAAAVTPPAAPAAAQEAAPARAGWDGVERRSESKPAASAPAKDESIRIDAVKLDALLEVAGESVQAANQAAVLLERLAQFKFEGQAATLMATLTETLERASRYSAELQRATLATRMQPVGRLFQKFPRLVRELAKDLGKEVELIIEGAETEVDRVVVDSLYDPLVHMLRNALDHGVEGPEDRVAAGKPAKAYILLKAWQEANSVMIVLQDDGRGMDPSKLRKKAMEKGLITEHQASSDDEAYQLVFLPGFSTKEVASSVSGRGVGMDVVKTAVEKNRGAIRIDSNLGTGTKFSIRLPIELSIVPTMLVSTSGAQLALPMAVVERVVELPEEFMQVGGAPVLKDQGRPLPVRSLALSLGYEACSERVGIVINAPQPYIIAVEAVDGTADLVIKPMTALHVEGITGTARSAEGSLVLVVGLSFLMDGCRSSVRLAA, from the coding sequence ATGGATGAAATGCTCAAGGATTTCGTGATCGAGGCCTTGGATCTTGCGACCAACGTCGAGGAGCATCTGCTCCGCCTCGAACGCGATCCGGATAACAAGGAAACGCTGAACGCGGTGTTCCGCTCGTTCCACACCATCAAGGGTGGCGCGGGCTTCATGGGACTCCCTGCGCTGGTGACCGCCTGCCACCTGACCGAGAACCTGTTCGATGCGCTGCGCACCGGCGCGGCCCCGGTCACGCCGTCGGCGATCGAGGCGTCGCTGCAGGCTTCCGGCTTCGTCGCCGACCAGCTCAACGACCTGAACAACGGCACGGCGCCGGAGCAGCTTGCGCCGATGCCGGCCGATCTCGAGCGCATGCTGAAGGATGCGATCGACGGCAAGGATGCGCCGAAGGCCGCACCTGCGCCTGCTCCCGCTCCGGCGGCGGCCCCGGCGCCGGTCGCCGCTGCAGCGCCTGCGCCCGCCGCAGACGTCGGCAATGACGACCTGGATTGGGAAGGCATGTACATGGCGGTGGTCCCGCCGGGCACTCATGCGCCGGCCGCGGCTTCTGCTCCGGCAGCGGCAGCCGCTCCGGCAGCCGCGGTGACGCCGCCGGCCGCGCCCGCCGCAGCACAGGAAGCAGCGCCGGCCAGGGCCGGCTGGGACGGCGTCGAGCGCCGTTCCGAGAGCAAGCCGGCCGCAAGCGCCCCGGCCAAGGACGAGAGCATCCGTATCGATGCCGTCAAGCTGGACGCGCTGCTGGAAGTGGCGGGCGAATCGGTGCAGGCCGCGAACCAGGCTGCCGTGCTGCTCGAGCGTCTGGCGCAGTTCAAGTTCGAAGGCCAGGCCGCCACCCTGATGGCGACCCTGACCGAGACCCTGGAGCGCGCCTCGCGCTACTCGGCCGAGCTGCAGCGCGCCACGCTGGCGACCCGCATGCAGCCGGTGGGCCGCCTGTTCCAGAAGTTCCCGCGCCTGGTGCGCGAGCTGGCCAAGGACCTGGGCAAGGAAGTCGAGCTGATCATCGAAGGCGCCGAGACCGAAGTCGACCGCGTCGTGGTGGACAGCCTGTACGACCCGCTGGTGCACATGCTGCGCAACGCGCTCGACCACGGCGTCGAAGGCCCGGAAGACCGCGTCGCCGCAGGCAAGCCGGCCAAGGCCTATATCCTGCTGAAAGCCTGGCAGGAAGCCAACAGCGTCATGATCGTGCTGCAGGACGACGGCCGCGGCATGGACCCGTCCAAGCTGCGCAAGAAGGCGATGGAAAAGGGCCTGATCACCGAGCACCAGGCCAGTTCCGACGACGAAGCCTACCAGCTGGTGTTCCTGCCGGGCTTCTCGACCAAGGAAGTGGCGTCGTCGGTGTCGGGACGCGGCGTCGGCATGGACGTGGTCAAGACCGCGGTCGAGAAGAACCGCGGCGCGATCCGCATCGACTCGAACCTCGGCACCGGCACCAAGTTCTCGATCCGCCTGCCGATCGAACTGTCGATCGTGCCGACCATGCTGGTGTCGACCTCGGGCGCCCAGCTGGCCCTGCCGATGGCGGTGGTCGAGCGCGTGGTCGAGCTGCCGGAAGAGTTCATGCAGGTCGGCGGCGCCCCGGTGCTGAAGGACCAGGGCCGTCCGCTGCCGGTGCGCTCGCTGGCGCTGTCGCTCGGCTACGAGGCATGCTCGGAGCGCGTCGGTATCGTCATCAACGCGCCCCAGCCCTACATCATCGCGGTGGAAGCGGTGGACGGCACGGCCGACCTGGTGATCAAGCCGATGACGGCGCTGCACGTCGAAGGCATCACGGGCACTGCGCGCTCCGCCGAAGGTTCGCTGGTGCTCGTGGTGGGCCTGTCCTTCCTGATGGACGGTTGCCGCTCCAGCGTGCGCTTGGCTGCATAA